ATAGGAAATGTTATGTGCTTAGTTTTGTTAAGCACTCTTTCTTTATATGTTCGTTTGGTTTTAAGGGGGAATGGcgaaagaaaacaagtttagATAAAGCTTCTAGTGGTTCTTCTGTTTATTGACTACTATTGCACATGCATTTGGATTTTCATTGGTTTATTTAAtatcttctctgttttagaTGAAGAAGTGCTCAGTGAACAGCATTTGGATTGGGGTCTGCATCACGGCTACTGTTTTGGTCGCTGCGATTAGGGCTTATGTAGTCAGAAAGTCAAGAGATAATCAGCGTGCTGGCTCTGTTGCTGATCTTGTGAGACGTGGCCAGCTGAGGTCTGGTGATAGAAGAGGCATGTATGAAACTCAcactctttatcttctttactATTGTCACTCTGAATAACCTAAACTTTCGAATTAGTGTCACTATCAAACACATAACTGGATTCATGTAGGTggatgtgtgtgtgtttaacTTCTCTAAAGCTTTGATCTCAagatgttttttattttctttatcagcTCCAAATCTCTTAACTACGAGGACCCATTCAACAACCCTTTTGTGAAACTTGATAAAGGAAGCTCAACGGTAGAGATGTGCGGGAAAGTTTATCGGCTAGCTCCAGTCACACTtacagagaaagaacaaacTATTCATCAGAAAAGAAGGTCAAGAGCTTACCAATGGAAGCGACCAACGATTTTTCTCAAAGAAGGGGACTCGATACCACCTGATGTTGATCCCGATACAGTCAGATGGATCCCGGCCAATCATCCGTTTGCCACCACAGTTAGCGATATCGATCAAGACCTTGCCCAGAATAATGTCTACCAGAAGCAAGGTGTTCCTTTCCGGATTCGAGCTGAGCATGAAGCTATGCAGAAAAAGCTTGAAGCTTTACaaaatgtaagtttttttttatctctgaGAACTAATATTTGTATTTCGCGGGAATCAACCGAATACCGAGAAATTATGATTGATGAGTTTGTTTCTAACAGGAGGAGAAATTGAACAATCTGAGTATTGACAGTCAAAATGCCAGAGATTTCCAGAGGCCATACAAGTTCTCAGCGAAGCTCGAAGGCGAGAATATCCAGAAGAATTCTCAGGAGAATCATACAGGCAATTCATCCTCTGAGGAAACGCACAAGTCCTGAGACGTACTAATCTAATTGTAAATACAGTTTTCCCTCGAGAGTCATACTTGCGTTCCAAGAAACTGGAGATTTTCTTTGTAGTAGATCACACTTACCTAAATCtatgtttttctctatttgctTTACCATCAGAACCAAGTCATAAAGACAAGAGAAAGCTTTATCCTTAAACCTTCGTAACTATCGGTGTTGGTcaaggaaagagagaaaattgaGTACTTATTAGATTGATTTTGACAAcgaaacaaaggaaaaaaaaaaaaaaaaaaagaaacaaaaacgatATGAAGGtatctgaaaaacaaaacaaaaaggggATGAAGAGAATCTTTAGGTACACAGAGCAattgacgaagaagaaagttacAAGTTATATATCCTTAGAAGGAGCAGAAGCTTGAGCTTGAGCTCCAAAGGCAAAGTAGTCTGTGATAACTTCCAAAGGCATGCCTTTAGTCTCCGGGACTTTCATGTAAACGAAGATCCATGAGATAACGCAAACCGCAGCGTAAATGCTGAAAACACCAACTAGTCCGATCGAGCTGAGGAGAACGGGAAGTGAGTACGTGACAATAATGTCTCCAATCCAAAAGACCATAGCACATATGGCGATGCAGAGACCACGGACTCTTGTTGGGAAGATTTCAGAACAGAGGATGTTTGGAATGGGACCGTAACCCATCACGAAGAAGCAGAAGTAGAGCACGACACAACCTGTGGAGAGTGCTGCGTTCACGACTTTGCTGATGTGGATGAGCTCGCTGATGACAAGGACGACAAGTGAGACAATGAGAACTGGGATTGTCCAGAGAAGTAATGACCTGCAAAATGAAACAGAGATAACTTTAGTATCATGagaaaacaaggaaacatgTTAAAATATCTTATAGGTTTTGATATTTACCTTCTTCCGGATACATCCATGAGTCTCATGGCAACGACAATGGCTGGGAGCATGAGTAATGTTGTTAAACCGCTGATGAGGAATGACGCAGAGATGGAACTTAGTCCGAGGCTCGAAAGAAGAATATCTACGCCAGCCCGTTCGAGAATCTGAGGAGTGTAGTAGAGAACTCCATTGATACCTGAAAACtgcatacaaaataaaactcgAGATAATCAGAGAAGTGATCAAATGATAGATCCAAGAGTACTCGTGTCTGAACAATCAAAAGTTTTATCTTACCTGCTGCAGTATTTGAATGCCGACACCAACAACCAAGGCACGCTTAACACCAGGTTCAAGAAGAGCAGACCAGAGTGGTCCAGAGGCAGCAATTTTCTCCGGGGGAACCATGGCGGATCCATGAACTGATTTAGGACCAAGAACAGATCTGCTTACAAGGGCAGAAGCGTGAATGTAGCTGCCTCCACCATCCGGACCTCCGGGAATAGAGATGATCGAGCCACGGCGAGATTCAGCTCCATCTTCTTTAAGATAATACCTCTTGTATTCATCGTTTTCGTATCTATATCCCATATGCCAACCACCACCAATTCCCATGCTACTTTCGCCGTTGCCTTGCATAAGCGTACTGTGTCGTCTCATGCTTAAAGTGCTTCCACTTGTAGGATGTGGGATCATATCCTTGTCCATGCTTGTGGTCTGGCGCGACATTAAGGGGCTACGCAAATCGTTGTCcgagtcatcatcatcacccgCACCATCATCAGTCGCATAGTCATCATTGTCTTTGTTGTAATGGCTCTCTATGTCCTTTTCCCAATGAGCCGGTTTACCGTGAGGCGCATCGGCAGTAGTACTGAACATGCTTCCGAAATGAGGGAAAATCCCACTCCGAGTGTTTCCGCCTGCTTCTGGCATCTTCTCGTGGAGACTGCCAAAAAGATTGACGAGCGGATCTTTAAGGATCATGCTTTGGTTTGCTAAGCTTCCGTGGCGAGAGCGTAGCCCAAGTGAGCTATTTTGTTCTGGGACAGGTCTAGCAAGGTACGATTGATTCTCGTGGGTTCCATAAAGCCGCATTTGTCCATCCTCATCAACGGTTTCAAGTGTATCATCACCTTCATGATCCTCCAAAGTTACTAAGAGATCTTCCATTGTTTTTTCTCCTCCTATATCTAGTCCTTCAACTAGTAAAGCCATCTCATCTGcatttaatataaaaagaacCGTCAAAAGTGGATTCAGGTgatataaccaaaaaagataGCGAGAAGAAACCTTACCGGTAACATCTTCTCTGCCACATAACTGTTGAAGAACTCGCTTAGCCTCGTCCATTCTTCCTTTACTAACCAGCCAACGAGGAGACTCGGGCAAATAAAACACCgtgagaaacaaataaagaagagaagggaTCGAGAGGACACCGAGCATGGCTCTCCAGCTAGGGGAGTCACTCAGGGACATAGTGAAAACCATACAGTATGACAAAAACATTCCACCAGAGCCAAGAAACTGAGGGAGAGTATTTAACTGTCCTCTGATCTCCGGAGGAGCGGTTTCAGAAATGTAAACAGGGACAAGTGTAACCGCGAGCCCGGCACCAAACCCATTAAGAAGCCTAGCAAAGCACAGAACATAGACATTGGGAGACCACAACATTATCAAACCGCAGACGAAATACATAACTGATGATAAAATGAGCATGGGGCGTCTGCCGAGCCAATCAGATATCGGTCCTGAGCAAGTCGTGATGACCGTTGCACCGATCAATGACATAGCAACGACAAGACCTTGAACAGAGGTTGGTAGATTCAAGTCTTTGTTGATATAAACCATAGCTCCTGCAATCAAATCCAATACAACATCAttgtaacatttttcaaaTCTCAGATGATAattgatcaaaacaaaacacaattgCACCAACAAgagtgaaaaaagaaacaaaccagcAATGGTGGCATTGTCCCATCCTTGTAAGAAATTGCCGATTGTGGCGGCGAGAGCAACGAGAGTCGCTCCCTTCATTGCTCAACAAACTCTAGAAACACcaccaaaattcaaatcagTCAGATTCAGTGATTCTCCATTTgaagtttcaaactttcagTCAAccatgaaacaaagaaaaatctaaatccaGATCTAAATCTTAACCAattcacaaaaatataaaatctgaTAAACCCAGAAGAATTTGCTCaattaaaaaccctaaacataaaaatcatcaaacagTAATCAAAAATGCAGAGTAACTAACCTATAGGagggaagaaagaaaaaacagaattgcTTTTTTAGTTTGATCAGTTAAGAAAGCTAAAGAGAATAAAACCCCAAAAAGATTGCTTCACTTTCtgggaaaatgaaaaaggtcTCACCTTTAGTAGAATTCGCCGGCAATTACGAGGAAATGAGAAAGCTTTGCCTTGAAATCTCTCCGATATATAAATCAGGGAGAAAAAGAGGCGTTGAAATAGGGGTTGATTTGATTTGGACTCGTTTTGAATGAATTTTGCCAAGtttagttaaattttattttcggACAGGCTCCGGCGATGGAATCTACAATAAGGACAAAaagattttgtcttctttattttttggttacaaTTATTGCAACAAAAAGTTTCGTTCAGAGCAAGTTCCCAAGAGATTCTCACCGCCGggattagtttttttaccTCGGAGAAGTGAAAACTCACAACAGCAAGAAAATTGGATTTTACACCAATCAGTTCTTCTGGCGGCTAAAAATATGAATGAGGTGGGGAGTGATTTACGACGATTATTGGTAATGTTTTCGAAACTTTATATAGAAAGTTAGAAactcataaaagaaaaaaaattgactagttaaaa
This sequence is a window from Arabidopsis thaliana chromosome 1 sequence. Protein-coding genes within it:
- the MCD1 gene encoding multiple chloroplast division site 1 (MULTIPLE CHLOROPLAST DIVISION SITE 1 (MCD1); FUNCTIONS IN: molecular_function unknown; INVOLVED IN: chloroplast fission; LOCATED IN: chloroplast inner membrane, chloroplast envelope; EXPRESSED IN: 22 plant structures; EXPRESSED DURING: 13 growth stages; Has 38 Blast hits to 38 proteins in 12 species: Archae - 0; Bacteria - 0; Metazoa - 0; Fungi - 0; Plants - 38; Viruses - 0; Other Eukaryotes - 0 (source: NCBI BLink).), translated to MASIDSLQFHSLCNLQSSIGRAKLQNPSSLVIFRRRPVNLNWVQFETKGSFVCKAIGDSSTPDEDIQNTQSDDNVVVVTATTQSDIPHDSEYSISRFRSMVTTLPPVVFLMKKCSVNSIWIGVCITATVLVAAIRAYVVRKSRDNQRAGSVADLVRRGQLRSGDRRGISKSLNYEDPFNNPFVKLDKGSSTVEMCGKVYRLAPVTLTEKEQTIHQKRRSRAYQWKRPTIFLKEGDSIPPDVDPDTVRWIPANHPFATTVSDIDQDLAQNNVYQKQGVPFRIRAEHEAMQKKLEALQNEEKLNNLSIDSQNARDFQRPYKFSAKLEGENIQKNSQENHTGNSSSEETHKS
- the MCD1 gene encoding multiple chloroplast division site 1; its protein translation is MVTTLPPVVFLMKKCSVNSIWIGVCITATVLVAAIRAYVVRKSRDNQRAGSVADLVRRGQLRSGDRRGISKSLNYEDPFNNPFVKLDKGSSTVEMCGKVYRLAPVTLTEKEQTIHQKRRSRAYQWKRPTIFLKEGDSIPPDVDPDTVRWIPANHPFATTVSDIDQDLAQNNVYQKQGVPFRIRAEHEAMQKKLEALQNEEKLNNLSIDSQNARDFQRPYKFSAKLEGENIQKNSQENHTGNSSSEETHKS
- the TMT1 gene encoding tonoplast monosaccharide transporter1 (tonoplast monosaccharide transporter1 (TMT1); FUNCTIONS IN: carbohydrate transmembrane transporter activity, sugar:hydrogen symporter activity, nucleoside transmembrane transporter activity; INVOLVED IN: in 6 processes; LOCATED IN: plant-type vacuole membrane, plasma membrane, vacuole, membrane; EXPRESSED IN: 30 plant structures; EXPRESSED DURING: 15 growth stages; CONTAINS InterPro DOMAIN/s: Sugar transporter, conserved site (InterPro:IPR005829), Major facilitator superfamily (InterPro:IPR020846), General substrate transporter (InterPro:IPR005828), Sugar/inositol transporter (InterPro:IPR003663), Major facilitator superfamily, general substrate transporter (InterPro:IPR016196); BEST Arabidopsis thaliana protein match is: tonoplast monosaccharide transporter2 (TAIR:AT4G35300.4); Has 47782 Blast hits to 35006 proteins in 2411 species: Archae - 763; Bacteria - 22324; Metazoa - 7189; Fungi - 11789; Plants - 3723; Viruses - 0; Other Eukaryotes - 1994 (source: NCBI BLink).) — its product is MKGATLVALAATIGNFLQGWDNATIAGAMVYINKDLNLPTSVQGLVVAMSLIGATVITTCSGPISDWLGRRPMLILSSVMYFVCGLIMLWSPNVYVLCFARLLNGFGAGLAVTLVPVYISETAPPEIRGQLNTLPQFLGSGGMFLSYCMVFTMSLSDSPSWRAMLGVLSIPSLLYLFLTVFYLPESPRWLVSKGRMDEAKRVLQQLCGREDVTDEMALLVEGLDIGGEKTMEDLLVTLEDHEGDDTLETVDEDGQMRLYGTHENQSYLARPVPEQNSSLGLRSRHGSLANQSMILKDPLVNLFGSLHEKMPEAGGNTRSGIFPHFGSMFSTTADAPHGKPAHWEKDIESHYNKDNDDYATDDGAGDDDDSDNDLRSPLMSRQTTSMDKDMIPHPTSGSTLSMRRHSTLMQGNGESSMGIGGGWHMGYRYENDEYKRYYLKEDGAESRRGSIISIPGGPDGGGSYIHASALVSRSVLGPKSVHGSAMVPPEKIAASGPLWSALLEPGVKRALVVGVGIQILQQFSGINGVLYYTPQILERAGVDILLSSLGLSSISASFLISGLTTLLMLPAIVVAMRLMDVSGRRSLLLWTIPVLIVSLVVLVISELIHISKVVNAALSTGCVVLYFCFFVMGYGPIPNILCSEIFPTRVRGLCIAICAMVFWIGDIIVTYSLPVLLSSIGLVGVFSIYAAVCVISWIFVYMKVPETKGMPLEVITDYFAFGAQAQASAPSKDI